Within the Myxococcaceae bacterium JPH2 genome, the region CACCATCGTCGCGAAGCAGACGCAGAACGTGATGCCGCACACCGTGGCGCAGAGGATGGCCACGCGCGCGCCCACGCGCCGCAGCAATCCCATGTGCAGCTCGGTGCCTGCCACCAGCGCGATGAGGCTCACCGCCAGCCCCTTCACCAGCTCCAAGCCCTTCACGCCCGCGCCCGGGATGAACCCCAGCGCATACGGCCCCACGGCTACGCCCACCAGCAGGTAGCCCGTGAGGCGCGGCAGGCCGAGCCCCTTGGCCACCTTGCCCGCGAACAGGCCGCACAGGAGCAGCGCCCCCGCGGCGAGCAGCACCGGCGTCCCCGCGTCGGCGCGCAGCCCCCGCGCCTGCGTGATTCCCGCGAGCAGCACCATCAACAGGCCCAGCCGGAAGACGGACCCCGTCATGCCGCCACCCCTTCCCCACCCGCGCCCGGAGACGCGGGAGCGCCCTTCACCGCGCGAGGCGGCGCCACCTGCCGGAAGGCGCGATGCGCGAGCATCTCGTTGACCACCGCGCCCACCGCCACCACGTCGAAGACGCGTTGGGACAGCGTTCCAGGGACCAGCAAGGAGAAGTCAGCGACGAGGCACAGCGCCAAACCGCCCTGAGAGATGAGCGCGTTGCCCAGCTTCGGCGGCAGATCCAACAGCCCCACCGTAAGGCGCTGCGCCAGCTTGCCGCCCAGCATCTTCCCCATGAACCGCAGCACCACGAACGCGGGCAGGAGCGCCCAGGCCTGCCAGTCCCGTGCGTGCAGCTGACACCCGACCAGGAACACCAACACCAGATACGAGGGCCGCTCCACCCGCCCCAGCGCGCGAGACACGCGGTCCACCGCGCGGCCCCCTACCAGCGCGAGCGTGGCGCCACACGCCACCCCCGCCAGCAGCGGCGATACGCGCAGGTACGCCGCCGCGCCGCCCACCAGCGCCACCATGCCCAGCGTCACCGTGGTCAGCTCAGCCGGGTCCTTCAGCGAGTACGTGAGGAACGCCAGCAGCGCGCCGCACAGCACGCCGAGGAGCAACGCCAGCCCCACCAGCGCCACGCCCTCCGGCACGCTAGAGGCCGCGCCCAGCACCAACGCCAGCGCCAGCACGCCCAGGCCCACGGCATCGTCCATCATCGTGAGCAGCGCCACGCCCAGGCCGCGCGCGCGCTCCAGGCGCCCGCTGCGGTGGCCCAGCACCGCGAAGTGCCCGGAGGAGAGGCTCGCCGCCGCGCCGAGCAGCGCCGCCGCGCCCACCGCCGCCTGCGACGGGAAGTCCATCCACAGCAGCAGCGGCACCGACAGCGGCACCGCCACGAAGAAGAAGGCCGTGCCCGCATGCGCGAGCGCCGCCGCGTACACGGGCCGAGGCAACAGCCGCAGCACGCGGGGCTCCAGGTTGAGACCGAGGATGACCCCCGCGGTGCCCAGTCCCAGCGCCACCAGCGGGCGCAAGGACTCGAGGTTCACCGGCGTGAGGACCGCTACGCCAGACGGCCCCAGGAGCGTGCCGAAGACGAGGAACAGCAGTCCGCTGGCGGCGAGCTGCGCGAGCGCAGGGTGGCGCCCGGGATCAAGCAGCGCGCGGCTCGAAGCGAGCAGCGACAGCGCCGCGATGGCGAGGAAGACGAGCAGCGCTTGCACGCAACGTGCTTACAACGGACCGCCACGTCCGTCACGAACGACGGTGGGTGGGTGCCGCGAGTACCGGCAGGGCAACCAGCCGGCCCATGGGGGGATCGTCCGCATCCATCTCCAACTGGACGCGTTGGATCATCCGCTCCATCTCCTCCTGCGGCAACGCGGGCACCACGCTCACCAGCAGCACCCGGTCCTCATCCGCGCCGAGCGCCAGGCTGCGCAGCCCCGCGAAGATGGGCACCTCCGCGGACAGCGCCGCCGCGGCACTGCGAGCACGCACCACCAGCGGCTCCGGGATACCGAACTCCCGGAGCCGACGGATGGCCCGTTCAGTCGTCTCCACTGCCTCGAGGAACGTGATGACCAGGTACACGCGGTCCTCTTACCGCAAAGTCCGCGCGCCGTGTCGCCCCGTCACTCGTTGCCGCTGGGGCCAGTCGACTCCGGAGGAGCCGCTGGGGTCGCGCTTTCCTGCGACGCGGGCGCCGCCGCGCCTTCCTGTGCGGCCATCGCGGCGCGAGCCGCGCGCTTGCCCTCTTCGATGAGCTTCTTCACCTTCTGCCCACCCTTGCGGCCAATCTCCTCGTAGAAGTTCGGCCCTCGCGTCGCCTTCACGCGATCGCCGCCCTTCTTGCCGATCTCCTCGTAGAACTTCGCGCCGCGCTCGGCCTTCACGGTCTCGCCGCCCTTGCGGCCGATCTCCTCGTAGAAGGAGCGACCGCGCTCGGCCTTCACCGTCGCGCCGCCCTTGCGGCCGATGGTCTCGTAGAACTCACGACCTCGTTCGTTGCGGACCGTCTCGCCACCCTTTCGGCCCGCTTCGGCCACCGTCATGCTGCCCTTGTTGTCCTTGTCCGACATGTCGCCATCTCCTCTCGTTGCTGCCGTCCCCGGCCTCGCCTCGGCGCCCCTTGCCTGAAACCTTGGGACGGAAGCGCCCCGATGCAAGCAAGCTCCGTACACCGCCAGCCGTTCACGCCGGCCCCGCCACTCCGAAATCCCAATGATTCCGGCGGGTTTCCCACGCGAACCGAGCATCCGTGCCAGCCGGAGGCCCGTCCGCCAGGACGCTGCATTGTCGAGAACACGCCCCACCGCATTGCCGATTCCCCAACCCACCCTCAGGTTGTCTCCACACTGCGGGGGGCGCGTGGGGAGGCTCTGCGTGATGCGAGGCAGAGGACAGGCAACGACATGGGTTCGCGTTCTGGCCCCGATGGTCATTTCCATCGGGGGAATGGTGATGCTCCGGCTGCTGGGGCCGGACTTCGTCGATCAGCGACGCCTCCACGAGCTGCTCCTGCCCCTGGGTGCCGCAGCGCCATGGGCATACATCGCGTTCCTGGCGGTGCGCCCGCTCACGCTGCTGCCAGGGCAGGTCCTGACCGCGGTGGGCGGCATGATGTTTGGAACGCTCGCCGCGACCCTCTATTCACTAACGGGCAGCTTCCTGTCCGCCACGCTGCTCTTCATGCTGGCTCGTAAGCTGGGCACGGGGCCGATGAAGCGCTTGGCCGGCGGGAAGTATCCAGCGCTGATGCGCGTGGCCCGACGCCATGACTTTCATTTCAGCCTGCTCGCCTGCATCAACCCCTTGTGTCCCACCGACGTGACGCTCATCGCGAGCGCGGCGAGCGGCGCGCGCTTCTGGCCCACGGTGGGCGGGATGATGCTGGGCACGCTGCCGGGCACGTTCCTCACCGCGCAGTTCGGCAGTGGACTGGCACAAGGGCGCGCCGTGATGACCGGCGTGTCCGCGGCGGGGCTCGTGCTGTCACTGTGTCTGGGCACCGTCTTCGGCCGGCGCATCTACAAGGAATTCAACGAGGCCCCCGAGGTCGAGCGCACCGAGGGCAAGGTGCCGCTGACCTCCACGCCCTGAGGAAGCCCGCGTCGCGACGCCAGGGCGGGTGACACATCGTGGGCCGCGAGGTGTTTCCCCTTGCGGACGGAGTGAGTCGCGTCGCCGCGCGCCTCGGGGCGGCGATGAAGTGCGGGTGGAAAGGTGCATCCGGCGGGCGAGCCAGATATATGGCGCGCGGGTCCGGACAGCGCCTCGTCCGGACCGGCGGGAAGGCAGTCACCGTCCATCAAGCACATGCGGCGCGCGAACGCGCGAGGCCTTCTCACAGGCCCGGCCGCGACGGATGGAAGGATGGACCGGGTGGCTTCGACTCTCAGGACGACATGGACCGGACTCGCGGCGGCGCTCCTCCTCGCCTGCCCCTTCGTCGCGAGCGCCGCGGCCCCCACCACGCCCAGCTCCGTGTTCTTCATCTCCCGCAGCGAGAACCGCAACCAGGTCCACTACGGCCTCCGCCTGGGCGAGGGCTGCCGCCCCATTGGCGCCAGCCCCGTCTACGCGTACTGGCGCATGTTGGAGCGCGGCGAGTCCGAGGTGGAGGACCTGCTGAGCGTCGAGGGGCCCGTGTACGGCGTCGCCGACACGCAGGCGGTGGAGAGCACGACCGAGGGCTGGCGCGTCCAGTTCCGGCTGCGCGCCTTCGCGGATCGCCCCATCGAGTTCTCCGTCACGGCGGTCAACGGGCAGTGCGCCGTGCAGGCCTGGACGAACATGTCCGGCAAGCGCGCGCAGCTCGAGCACATCTTCGTGAAGACGTCCTGGCCCTTCTCCATCGACTTCGTGCGACTGGATGGCGTGGGCCCGGACGGTCAGCCGATGCGCGAACTCATCCGCGGCTGAAGCCTCACAGCCGCGTGAAGCTCCAGCTCATCGCGCGGCCCTCGGCGTAGGGCATCACCCCGTGGAAGGGACGCGGATCCGCGTCGAACACGAGCGGGATGAAGTGCCGGTCCCCATCCCAGAGGTTCAACGTCAGGATGTCCGCGACGGGCACCCAGGACAGCGTGCCCTCGGGGTTGCGCTCCAGGGGCGTTCCCTCGAAGGCGTCCACGCGGAAGACGAACCCGAGCCAGTCCTCGCCCTTCTTCCCGAACCCAGGCCAGCTCACCGTGCCCCGCAGCGACATGCGCGTGCACTCGATGCCGGCCTCCTCGCGCAGCTCCCGGCGCATGCACACCGCCACGTCCTCGGTGCGCTCCAGCTTGCCGCCCAGGCCGTTGTACTTGCCGAAGTGCGCGTCGTCCGGCCGCGCGTTGCGGTGGATGAGCAGCACCCGCTGGCCATCCGGAGACAGCACGTAGCCCAGCGTCGCGATGATGGGGGTGTAGGCCATGGGATTCCTCTTGGGGGAGTGGACCTCGCGCATCGTGACGCACTGCATCAGCGCGAGAACGACGGCGGACTCTAGCGGACTCGCAACTTCTGTCGGGACAGGAAGACAATGGTGTGACGCCCACCTCCCCCGTGGGTCGCGAGGGTTCCATGAGCACGATTGATCGCAACCGAGGCCTGACCACTCCGGCGACTCCCGCGGCGCGCCAGCCCGCGCCCGCGAAGACGCTGAGCAACCCCCTCGGTTCGATCATCGATGCGGCGAAGGACGGCCTGAAGGACATCCCCCGCTTCGTGAAGATGGGCAAGGACGTCTTCGAGGCCTCCACGGTGAAGGAGCTGCGCCGCATCTTCGGCTCGGATGCCAAGCCGGACCGGATGACGGACGGCAAGTTCGTGGGCGCCCAGGGGCAGACGTTCCCGCCGAACACCGCGCTCAAGGACATGCCGGCCGTCACGCCGCGCAACAACCCGAACGCGTCCGAGACGCTCATCTACGTCAACGGCATCATGACGCCGCTGCAGGGCCAGCTCGGTGAGATGCAGGCGCTGGCGGACAAGTCCGGCGCGCGCGTCATTGGCATCCACAACGCCACGCAAGGGCTGGTGACGGACCTGGCCCAGTGCGTGACGGACAAGCTGGACAAGGGCAAGAACCCGGCCGTCGATACGCTGGCGGACACCGTCTACAACGAGCTGAAGGCCGGCCGGGACGTCCACCTGGTGGGCTACAGCCAGGGTGGCCTCATCACCGCGCGCGCCCTGGGTGATGTCCAGCGCCGGCTGCGCATCGAGGATGGCCTGTCCGCCGCGGATGCGGAGAAGGCCATGAGCCACATCAACGTGGAGACCTTCGGCGCCGCGTCCACGCATTACCCGGACGGCCCCAACTACGTGCACTACGTCAACAACGCGGATGCCGTCCCCACGCTCACGGGCCTGGGAGGCAGCATTGATCCGCTCGCCTTCGCCAAGGACGCGGGCAAGGGCGCGGTGGTGCACCGCTTCACCGACGGCAACCTCAACCTCATCAGCAACCACATGCTGGACACGGCCTACCTGCCCCACCGCGTCCCGTTCGATCAGGCCCGCGCGGGCCGCTTCGAGTAGTCCCGCGGGCACCGCGCCCGGCGCCATCCTGGGCCCCGGGCGCGCTCCCTCCAGCACTACGGCTTGCAGTAATCGGCCTTGTCGAACACGCCCGACACGGTGATCTGCGAGCCCGAGCGCACCACGAACTCGCTGGCGCCCACGTGCGTGCTGGCGTTGCACCAGTCATACGTGTAGCCCAGGCCCGTCCACGGATACTGGGTCTTCAGCCAGAAGCCATAGCTGTTGGCGTAGTTGGCGTTGATCCAGTTCTTGTGCTCGGCCGTCGCGCTCGGCGGGAAGGTCAGGCCGCACGTCGTGTCGTCGATCTCCGAGTCCGGGCACGGACGGAACATGTCCGACGGCTTCACCCATGCCTCGACGAAGAAGCGCGGATTGCTCTGCGCGGTGAAGGGCGGCAGGCCCAGCACCTGGTTCATCCGCTCGGACACGTTGTCCGCCGCCACCGTCCGGCAGATCTCCTGGAGCTGCGGCGCCGCCGTCATCCACACCTCGCGGGTGAGCGACATGTCGCCGGGCTTGTACCCCGTGTAGTCCGTCCAGATGACCATCCGCACCGCGGTCTTCGTCTCGTTCCACACGAGCTTCGTGTTGGACGGGGCAATGGCCCACAGCCCGTTGACCACGTCGTCCTGGGTGGGCTCCGCGGCATCGTGGACGCCGTTCGTATAGGCCTGCGCGTCACACACCAGCGGCTGCGGCTCCGGCGGCTTCGGCTCGTCCTCGCCACATCCGGTCAACGCCAGCGACGCCACCACTCCGGCCAGCGCATACGCACGGCCCAGGTTCTTCATGCTCATGACTTCTGTCCTGTGTCTCGGTGATGCCGTGTCAATCACAGCATCGAACTAGCGAGTTCAGGAATAGCAGAAACACGAGCTGTACAGGTCATTTCGGTGGACGGAAGACGTACTGGAAAACAGGCTCGGCCTTCGCGGGCAGATACTGGGCATCCAGGAACGCGAAGTAGGCGTGCGCGGCGAGCAGCGGATCCTTCAGCGTGTCGTAGACGATGGCCACCTGGGTGGCGTGGCCCGCATCGTCCACGCGGACGGTGACCTTGAGGATGCCCTTGAGGTCAGGTGCCTCTTTCAGGCGCTCGGTGTAGAGCGCGACCAGCCCCAACGACACGCGCGAGTAGACGCGATCCTCCGCGCCACTCGCGGGCGTGGGCGGCAGGTGGAAGCGCTTGGTGAGGGCTGCGGCCTCGGCTTCTGCTTCGGGGACGCGGCGCTCGGTGGCGGAGAGCGCGGCGCGGTAGGCCACGAGGGCCTCGCGCAGCCGCTCCTGCTTCTGGAGGAACCGCGCCCGGCGCACCTGGATGTCCGCGCGCGCGGGGGTTCGCTCGGAGGCATTGAGCAGCCACTGCTCCGCGCCCGCGGCGTCGCCTCGTGCCTCGGCCAGGTCAGCCAGGCGCAGGAACGGCTCGGCATCGGTGGGGGCGACCTCCGCGAGGCGCACGAGGACCTTCTCCTCCTCGGCGCTCCGGCCCAGCTCCGCGTCCAGTCGCGCCAGCGCGCCGAGCGCCTCGGGGGCCGCGCCGCCCAGGGCGACGTACCGCTCGAACGAGGCCACTGCCTTCTCGCGGTCGCCCACGGCCTGCCATGCATCCGCCTGCCGTCGGTGGGCCTCCTTGTCGCCAGGCCGCAGCGACACGAGCGCATCACCCGCCTGCGCCGCCGCGCGAGGGTCCTGCGTCTCACGCCCCAAACGCGCGAGGGCTTCGAGCGCCTCGGGCTGATCCGGCCACGCCTCCACCGCGCGCGCCAGCTCGGCCTTCGCATCCGCCGCGCGCCCGGACTGCCCCGCCAGCAGCAGGCCCAACGCCGCGCGGACCTGCGGCGCGTCCAGCTTCTCCAGCGAGGCGCGGTAGCGCGCCTCGGCGTCACGGCTCTTTCCCTCGGCTTGCAGCAACACGGCCTGGCCCCAGAGCGCGGGCACGGAGTCCGGCGCCAGGCGCTGCACGGCGTCCATCGGCTCGTGCGCCTCGCGGAGCAGGCCCCACTTCACGTAGATGAGCCCCATGCCCAGGAACGACCAGGGGTTCTCCGGGTACAACGTCGAGACAGCCTTCAGCTCGTTCCAGCAGGCATCCGAGGGAAACGACAACCAGGCCTTGTAGATGCGCGGCATGGGGTCCGTGGGGCGCGCACGGACCTGATCATCCAGCTCCAATCCCAGCAAGGTGGACTTGCCGCGCACGCGCCGCGTCTCCACCGTTCGCAGCATCGCCATGACGTCCGCCACGGGCGGCGGGGGCGTCCTCGCGGCTGCGGCGGGGAGCGCCAGCAGCAGGAAGAGGAGCGCCGAAAGGCGAGAGAACGAACGGGGCATCATGGCGACCGCGCGGACGATAGCAGGCGCCCTTTCCCCGCGCCCCCAACTGCTCGGGTCATCCTCACTTCACCCGCACCAACGTCCAGGGCTCATAGAGGATGAGCGACTCGGGCCCTTGGATGCCGAGTTGATACCAGATACGACCCTCTGAGACGTCGGTTGCCTCGCGCCAGTGCGGACCCTCACCGGCATACGGCCCGTCCAGTTCGTAGGACTCGGCGCGCTCTGTCCGCCGGAAGCGGCAGACTACACGCCAGCCGGACGGCAACGACTTGTCGAGGCGAGCGCGAACGGCCACTCGACCGTCTTGACGTTCCACCACACCGCGCGGGCGTGGCAATGACTCCAAGAACGCACGCTGCTCGGTCACCTGCGCGTCCAGTCCGGCGAACATGTCGTCGAACACCTGGGACAAGTCGATGCCGGCGGTCTGGAACGCGTCCTGCCACGCGAGCGCGCCGTCGAGCCCCTCGGGGGCATCCTTGCGCCCGATCGCGGCGAGCACGCGGGCCGGCGCGCCATCTCCGTATCTCCGCACGAGCGCGTCCACGAAGGCCCGTCCCAGTGGATACACCCAGTCCGCATCCCGGTCCGCCGCGAGGCGCTCCGGCTCCAGCAACTCCTCGACCTTCACCTCGCGCCGCGCCCGCGCCGCCGCGGCGATGAGTTGATAATCCGACGTCCGCGACGGCGAGAAGAAGCGCGTCTCCACGTAGGTGGCCAGCCCCTCGCTGAGCAACTTCATGCGAGACAGCTTGGGCACCGAGGCCACGCCCACCAACCGATGGGCGAGGACGTGCGTCGTCTCGTGACCGAGCACCGCGCGCGCTCGCTCCGCGTCGGACGCACCCGCGAGATCCATCCGCAGGGTGTTCCAGTAGGCCGTGCCGCCCGTGTGCACCGCGCTGCCGCCGAGGTCCGCATGGATGAGGGCGCCAGGTTCCTCACCGAGGAACTGGCGCACCTGCTCATGCACACCATCCGCCGCATCGAGCAACGGGCCGGCGCGCGTGCGCAGCTCGGCGGGATACGTGAAGCGGTAGTAGCGCGTGGCCGCCTGCGCGACCGCGCTCACGGGGAAGCGGACGCGGGGACTCTCGTCCGGGGCAGCTCCACCCTCCGCCCCTCCCGCATTGGGGCCGAGCAGCCGCGCGAGCACCGCGATGAACAGTCCGAGTGTGGCCAGGGTCACCACGCCGCTCATCCACGAGTTCTGCAACCAGCGCAGCAGCGCGCCCAACCGCCGCTGCCCCAGGCCGAGGAACTGCGCGAGCGCGATGAACAGCAGCACGCCCGAGCCCCCGAGTTGGACAGCCATGGCCTCCAGGGGCCACGGCCAGCGCGTCCCCTCGAACTCCGGCGAGGTGAGCTGGAGCGGGTTGAGCGCGGCGAGCCACGGCACGCGATCCTGCCAGAGGCTCAGCGCCATCATCAGCACCGCCAGCGCGGTCCACGACAGTCGCCGCAGCGGCGCGAGCGCCAAGGCCAGCGACAGCACCGCGAGCGCCTGGATGATGCGCAGCACCGAGCCAACCAGCAGCAGATCCACGTGCAGGCCCGCGTCGAGCGAGGTGCGCGACAGCCCGTGCTCCACGAGCGTCCAGGCCGTGAGTCCCAGCGGATACAGCAACACCAGACCCAACGCGACGCCCAGCTTCACGGTGAACAACATCCCGCGCGAGGTGGGCAGCGCGTCGAGGAACTCCAGCGTGCGATCATCCTGCTCACGCACGAGCAGACCCGTCCCCAGCGCGAAGGCGAGGACGAAGGTCATGGTGGACAGGTCCCCGCCCACCTTGAAGCGCTCGACGAACGTCTCCGCGTAGGGGCTGAACCCCAGCGGCTCTGTCCACAGCGAGGTGATGACCTCCACGGCCAGGAAGAACAACGAGAGCCAGAGGAACGGGCGTTGGTCTCTCAGCTCCTTCGCGATGAGCGGGCGGATCATTGAATCTCCCTCCGCTCCGCGAGCAGCCGCACCGGACACCCCAGCTCCGGCATCTCCCGCTGCATCACGAACAACCAGCGCTCTCCCCGCGCGAGGGCCTGGGGAAGGATGACCGCTTCATCCGCGCCCACCGCGTCCTGTCGCGACAGCGCGTACGGCGCCACCTCGGCGGTGAACGGACCGAGATTCTGGGACAGCAGCGCATACCGTCCGACCGCGGTGCTCCCCTCCCCTCGCAGCCGGTGCTCCAATCGGAACGTCTCCTGCGACTCCGCCACCAGCGTCAGGGAGGGATGCAGGCGCGCCAGGGCTTCGAGCAAGGCGGGGTGCGCGGCCCGATCCGCGCTCGCGGCGGCGCGCCAGCGCGTGAACAGCTCGGCCTCGGAGCCGAGGCCCTGCGCGCGCAGCAAGGCCTCCAACCGAGGCTCGCTCAACCGCCCCGCGACGCCCGTCCCCGGAGGCCAGGCCAGCAGCTGTCTCGCCATCGCCTGGAAGGCCTCTTCGCGCAGCTGACTTCGCAGCACGGTGATGCCTCGCGCGGCCAGTGCTCCGGCAAGGCACGGGCCCAGGCGCTCGCGCGTCGTGAGCCAGGCGCGTGGATCAAACTCGTCTCGCGAGGCCACGGCGACGCGCGGAGACAGGCGGGCATCCTCCTGCTCGCGGCGCGCCCACCATGCCGTGAAGCCGTCCAGCCACCACCGCCGGTCCTCGCGCAACACCTGTCCCTTGCTCGTCCAGATCAGCACCTGCTGGAAGAGGAAGGCCTCGAAGTCACGCACGTCGAACGCGGGGTCCGCGAGGTTGGCGCGCACGACGACCCCGTCCGCGTTCTCCAACTCCGCGCGCTGGTACACGTCCGCGTCCAGCTCGCGGATGGGCATCACCGCCACCGCGGGCAGCTTCGCCAGTCCCAGATAGCTGGCCAGCGCGCCCAGGTCGTTCGCGATGCGCGTGGCGAGCCGGGCCGCGTCCTCATGCGAGAAACCCACGCCCGAAGACACCTGGACAGGTGAGCCCACGGCCAGGGCCTGCTCCGCGTCGTGCAACGTGAACGGCTGACGCTGCTTGGCCGCGTCCATCACCGAGATGACGACCAGCATCCCGACGCTGACGCACGCGATGAAGACCTTCTCGCGGTGACTCATCCGCTGGGAGAGCAGCTCGGCGAGCGTCCCATCGCGGTGCAACACGAGGGCGAAGCACAGCGCGACCAGGCTCAGGATGGCGACCCAGCAGATCGCCAACGCGCCCCAGGGGAAGTGCTGGCGCTCGAACGCGAAGTCACTGCCCAGGAGCACCGTGGGCCCGAACCGCGAGAGGTCGAAGTCCGTGAGGCGATCCGCCGCGAACAGCGCGATGACGAGCATCAGGTACAGCGGATTGCGATAGCGACCAATCAGCCCCGCGAGCGCGAAGAACATCCAGCCCAGCAGCACGGGCGTGGCCGCGCGCAGGCTCAGGATGAGCAGGAACCGCGAGGACAAGTCCTCGTGATGGCGCGCGCGACCCCACAGCGCCAATCCCGTCAACGCGAGCGGCAACAACAACACCCCACCGCCCAGCAGGAGCTTGGTGGCGAGGATGCTCGCGCGGGAGAGCGGGAGCGACTCCAAGAAGAGCTGCGTGCGCTGGCCGTACTCGCGCGTCACCAGCCGGTGCGCCACGAACAAGGCCGCCGCGGTGGACAGCATCACCGCCGGTATCTTGAGCACCTCCATCAAGGTGCCGTGCGTCGCGTAGCGCGCCTCGTTGAGCACCAGC harbors:
- a CDS encoding sodium:proton exchanger — translated: MQALLVFLAIAALSLLASSRALLDPGRHPALAQLAASGLLFLVFGTLLGPSGVAVLTPVNLESLRPLVALGLGTAGVILGLNLEPRVLRLLPRPVYAAALAHAGTAFFFVAVPLSVPLLLWMDFPSQAAVGAAALLGAAASLSSGHFAVLGHRSGRLERARGLGVALLTMMDDAVGLGVLALALVLGAASSVPEGVALVGLALLLGVLCGALLAFLTYSLKDPAELTTVTLGMVALVGGAAAYLRVSPLLAGVACGATLALVGGRAVDRVSRALGRVERPSYLVLVFLVGCQLHARDWQAWALLPAFVVLRFMGKMLGGKLAQRLTVGLLDLPPKLGNALISQGGLALCLVADFSLLVPGTLSQRVFDVVAVGAVVNEMLAHRAFRQVAPPRAVKGAPASPGAGGEGVAA
- a CDS encoding 8-oxo-dGTP diphosphatase, yielding MAYTPIIATLGYVLSPDGQRVLLIHRNARPDDAHFGKYNGLGGKLERTEDVAVCMRRELREEAGIECTRMSLRGTVSWPGFGKKGEDWLGFVFRVDAFEGTPLERNPEGTLSWVPVADILTLNLWDGDRHFIPLVFDADPRPFHGVMPYAEGRAMSWSFTRL
- a CDS encoding general stress protein, translating into MSDKDNKGSMTVAEAGRKGGETVRNERGREFYETIGRKGGATVKAERGRSFYEEIGRKGGETVKAERGAKFYEEIGKKGGDRVKATRGPNFYEEIGRKGGQKVKKLIEEGKRAARAAMAAQEGAAAPASQESATPAAPPESTGPSGNE
- a CDS encoding TVP38/TMEM64 family protein; translated protein: MLRLLGPDFVDQRRLHELLLPLGAAAPWAYIAFLAVRPLTLLPGQVLTAVGGMMFGTLAATLYSLTGSFLSATLLFMLARKLGTGPMKRLAGGKYPALMRVARRHDFHFSLLACINPLCPTDVTLIASAASGARFWPTVGGMMLGTLPGTFLTAQFGSGLAQGRAVMTGVSAAGLVLSLCLGTVFGRRIYKEFNEAPEVERTEGKVPLTSTP
- a CDS encoding DUF4833 domain-containing protein; its protein translation is MDRVASTLRTTWTGLAAALLLACPFVASAAAPTTPSSVFFISRSENRNQVHYGLRLGEGCRPIGASPVYAYWRMLERGESEVEDLLSVEGPVYGVADTQAVESTTEGWRVQFRLRAFADRPIEFSVTAVNGQCAVQAWTNMSGKRAQLEHIFVKTSWPFSIDFVRLDGVGPDGQPMRELIRG
- a CDS encoding ABC transporter permease yields the protein MIRPLIAKELRDQRPFLWLSLFFLAVEVITSLWTEPLGFSPYAETFVERFKVGGDLSTMTFVLAFALGTGLLVREQDDRTLEFLDALPTSRGMLFTVKLGVALGLVLLYPLGLTAWTLVEHGLSRTSLDAGLHVDLLLVGSVLRIIQALAVLSLALALAPLRRLSWTALAVLMMALSLWQDRVPWLAALNPLQLTSPEFEGTRWPWPLEAMAVQLGGSGVLLFIALAQFLGLGQRRLGALLRWLQNSWMSGVVTLATLGLFIAVLARLLGPNAGGAEGGAAPDESPRVRFPVSAVAQAATRYYRFTYPAELRTRAGPLLDAADGVHEQVRQFLGEEPGALIHADLGGSAVHTGGTAYWNTLRMDLAGASDAERARAVLGHETTHVLAHRLVGVASVPKLSRMKLLSEGLATYVETRFFSPSRTSDYQLIAAAARARREVKVEELLEPERLAADRDADWVYPLGRAFVDALVRRYGDGAPARVLAAIGRKDAPEGLDGALAWQDAFQTAGIDLSQVFDDMFAGLDAQVTEQRAFLESLPRPRGVVERQDGRVAVRARLDKSLPSGWRVVCRFRRTERAESYELDGPYAGEGPHWREATDVSEGRIWYQLGIQGPESLILYEPWTLVRVK